CAGCTCTGTCTTTTTGGGAGAGTTTGTATATGTGGTGAGGTGGCTGAGTAATTGCTTCTGGAATGCCAATGTGGATGTGAATGCCAAGTTTATATGTCTTGTCAAGCCAATTAAAGTAGTACTTGTGTAGGGCTTTGCAAGCttgttatgatttctttttttcatagtttgAATGCttaactgttactttttttttttttttttgaaaatgtataaTCAAGCAGTGACTGGGTTTAGGACAAGAAAATCTTGGTGCTGCTTAGTCCATTTTCATGAGCAGCGGAATTATCTgctaaagattatttttctggaaCAGCGTGTCacctttttttattctctttctgtgaAGAGATGAACTAGTGACAGCTGagacaaatgcagaaaacaagatCACTGCTCTGGAGTTAAGAGAACAGGAGCTACAAACTGTCATTCAGCAGCTTTCTGTAGACTTGCAAAACGTAAGTTTCAGTTAAGTGAGATTTGATTCAAAGAATGTCTTGTCTGCAGAAGTTAGATTACATATCAGTTACGTGGTTTTGGAAGTTGAAGTTTCAAAGCAAGTAATTTCTCAAAATTTTTAGGCGCGAGTTGCTGGTTCTGGTTGTGAGAAGAGACTGGAAGTGTTACAGGTGGAGCATGAATCTCTGAAGGTGGAATATGAACAACACAAGCAAAAGGTTAAGTGTTTTCAGATACATCTGCTATTGGCTGGTGTAAAGGTGTACATTTGGGTAATGCACTGAGAGTTTGAAATGTGTGTAGAAAGTGTTTTAGGATCATATTGTCTTTTCAAATAAGACTTTTCTAATGACACTTCTGATAGTCAAACCACAATGGATTAGCTGAAAGCTTTGCTACAAAAAAAGATTCTGTGATTTCTTGTTCTCACAGATGACTTTTGAATTTGCTGAGAGAAATAAACTTACTGAACAACTACAGGAAAAAGTGTCTTCCTTGGaaaaaaagctagaaagaaaTCTTTCAGGGGATGAACATGTTCAGGAGCTACTCAAAGAGGTAACTACACGTTTGTAGACTGCTTAAAAGTGCAatcttagattttattttttttttttaggacataCTTTGCTTCTCGCACATGGAAAGAATGTATGGTGGTGTGATGCAGGCACGTTTGTGCCGTCAGTGTGTGCTGGCACGTGGTCTGTGCTGGGCAGGGTTGTGCGGTGACTGCGTTGAGCCTGTTCATGTCACTATGGCACTGATGTCTCTACTGGCCTTTCTGCATTGTCTGTTTAGGCAACGCATCTGGCTGCTTGGAAgcaaaaaagcagctttttaacaTCCCCACAGGAGGTAGAACAGCTTGAAAGTTTTACTGGTTAATCTTTACAGAGAGCAGTGAACACTTGTTCCTGTTCTTCGTGTTCTGTTGGCATGACTTGCAGAGCATTGGGACAGGGAGGGGAACTGGTTTTGCACACAAGTGTACAAACAGAGTGTTGTATATTGACAGCTTGAGCCTCAGAAGTGTTGAGAAACAGCTGAAAACCAAAAGAACTTTGCTTTGGTTAATGCCCCTTCTCTCATTTCTTCTCGATCTCTTTCTCAAGCACTGATGCTCCTGTTCAGAATGGGCTTGGGGCAGTGTTTGCCCAGCTGGGTCTTGGGGAGACAAGGGCAGGTATGCTCTTCCTTGGTCAGGCCCGCCTACAAGACACATCAACTCCATGTTGCTATGATAAAAAAACTTGGCTTAGTAAATTCGAACCAGTTTAAAGTCCATGTAGGGGTACTAAAACGTTTTGGAAAGTAACGAACATAAGTAGCGAATGTTTTGCcttctttttgtgtttgctgTGATGCAGGAGAAGTtaagctttgcaaaaaaaaattttttttaatcccttaaACTTGGCCTGGGTTAGAAAATTATGACCTAGCTGCTGATCAGAGTTTACACCTGGATCATGATAGGATGCCAGTGAACTTCCTGTTCTTAATATTAATGATGTCACCCCCAGGGCAGCATGATCCATGGAGACCCTGTGCAGTACCAGCAAACTTGCTGGTTCCCAAGAGCAGAGCTGTATTGCACATCAAAATAACTGTTCCATTTTAGTTTGACCttaatgaaataacaagaaaaatcttcatttaaaaccCCCACCTTATCTCTTTGTCCATCCTTCCTCCTGTTCCTCATCTGAATGTAATCTTCAGAAAGCTACTCTAGAGCAGAAACTGGATGAAACCAGGCAGCAGGTCCTAACAGACAGAACGCATCACGCTGAGGCTGTGAACCAGTTGGAAACACAGGcaagtattttcttatttcactaCAAATTCCCTCTGTTCCCAGCCTCTTTATGCCCTGTACCTCCTCCCCTCACTGCACTTGTGCTCTCAGCCAGAGGTGAGACTGCATCTCACATTTAGTCTGATCGATCAATGTCTCTGGTCACCTCCCCGCCTTTGGTGCTGGAGAAGGGCCTGAGGGTTATGGAGTTGGGGATTTCGTGCGTATCCTAAGAAACAAATAGCTGAAgtgcagcactgctgggggtaGTGGTGTGGTGAAGAGTTCTTAAAAGCAGCATGTGTCAAGTAGGCAGTCTCTCTGTGGTCGTGTGGGTTTAACGTACCTTACTGGGTCATCCCCCATTCTGTACATTTTTTCTGATAATGTAGATGCCAATGGATAAGGAGTTTAATGTATGGTTGTATTTTAGAATAAAGAACTGGAACAAAAACTACAGATTGCAACAGAAGCATTGAAAAAGAGCGAAGAAGCAGCTGCTGAGCAGGATCTGAAGATCCAGAAGTTGGTGAGTATCCAGCATGGTGGGACCAGCTCAGCCTTCAGCATCTCCAGAGACACtcacttctctgtgcttgttcctTATTCAAGTGTGTTCTTGCTGTTTGTCTCCTCAGCTGGTGTCTGTCTGTGAGTACGGGACGCTGCTGCCCAAGGAATAGTGTTGCTTCAGTTGGAGCATGTGTCTCATGGAATGGCGTCCGATTCTTGTCAGAGCttcaaaatgccattttattAATGTTGTGTTCTTATTTCTCTTAAGCAGACTGATCTAGaggatgaaagaagaaaactgcagcaaCAGATTTTAAGTGAGAAACATCAGTACGATCAGAAAGTTACTGGGCTGGAGTCTCAAATTGCTGCACTGGAAGCAGCTTGGGAATTTGATAAAACAGCTACTCAGCACAAGATCGTAAGTACAGAAACTGTTCAGGGGGCCATGTGAGTCTTCACAAAATGATTTTAACGTGGCTTGCAGACCTTGTCTGAATGTTCTTATGCAGCACTCCTAGCGTTAGAAGATTTCATATGTTGAGAAACTAAATAGGAACAAAGCATTTGATGTGTTTAATTGTTTAAACAAAGCACTAGAATAAATTTTTCTTAGTATTTAAGCAATCTTTATTTTACAGAGCCagttggaaaaggaaaatgaaaatctcaatggaagcagagaagagtatgagagctctttaaaaaaacaagagtCTGAATTAAACAGGCTAAAGGTAAGGGCTTCTCTGGTTAGTGATGGTTaaatgcagcagcagctttgggaaACAGTTAACAGCAGAGGGTGTTGCACTCTCAGTGCTCAGAGACACGTTCAGGTTGCATGAACTTACAGCTGGAAATGCTCTTTGGTCCTCAGCAGAAACACGTTTGAGGAGCATTACAGATGGCTGATCCTTTCTGAAACAGAATGCTTGGGTCTGCCTAAATCAGGCAGAAATAACACGTTCCTGTATTGTCAGGCATGAAGAGCTCTTAAATCCTGTTAGCAGTAATGAATACAGAATAGTTCAACATCAAATTCCACTCATAGCATTCGAAACAAAAGTTAAAAACTTAAGTTGGTCAGGTATTTACATCTTATATTCAGTCTTTTGACTGTAATTTTAGATCATTGAAAGTTTTTTCTGTAGCTGCTCTTGGACGCACAATTGGAATAAAGATCAGTTGTGGGGAGGAGCTACTTCTTTGTAATACAGACTTCAAGCTAAAAGACCTTTTAAGCATTGGATATGTTTGGCCTCTTACATCAGTTCTGTGTTGCTCCTACATGTGCAGACAGCAGCAGTAAAACACAACAGTAACTCTCATTTGGAAGTGTAAATCATGGTGTGTCAGAACACCCATATATTCCATGCCAATAGATTTGGGTTTAAAGATGAGAGACTGACCTGATTTTAGTTGTCTCAAGTAACCTCTGAATTACTTTGGGTTTGCAGAGTGAATTGAGCAGCAGAGAGACTGTCAGTGTTGAAATTGCCAAAGCGTTGGAAGAAGCACGAAAACAGAGAGAGGAATTACAGCAGCAGGTTGGTTAATACTGACAGTCTAAAATATATTTCGGTGCTCCCCACCTTGCACAGACCAGACTGCGTTTGGATTTAATTATCATAACAGTCAGGAACAGTAATCAGAATCACATCCTCAGCGTGCAAGGCAGCAGTGGTTGCCTTGGTAAACCTGAAGTTTCAGGGTGTCTCTGTAAATACCTGCACAGGGATGTAACCAACCGTGGCGAGTTACTCCACTGGAAGAGTGTAAAATGCTGCTGACTGCAAAGTTTGGGATGTTCATAAGTTTGTAGGCTTAAGAGTTATAGCAGGGCTTGGAAATTCAATATGAACAGGTGAGGGGAAGACGAGGCAGCAGCTCGGCGTGAAGGTGACTGGTATTTCAGAGCCCTTTAAGATGGTGTGTAGTCCCTGTGGCCGGCCGGCCTGAACCAGCtgcagtttgttttaaagaaacctGTTTGTCCTGTTGTTGTCCTTCGCCAGGCTTCTGTCACAGCTGTGTCCCTCTGaagcacagcagctgtgaaatCGTAAATCGCCTCATAGGGAGGAGGTTGTATCCAGCAACCAAATGTAAATTCTAGGTAGTCTtgttttctcttattaaaaatggttgtgGTGGGTAATCTGAGCTCGTGTTTGCTTGAGCTGGGAACTGCCAGCTGAGCAAGTCTGACTGAATTTAGTCCCATCTTTTGGTTTCTTTATTCTTCTGGGTCTGCTGCAGACCTTGCCTGGTGGTGCTGTCAGTGGGAGGGTGTTGGTGGTCTGTGGTTCCGGGGGTGGCTGTTGCACAGCTGCCACCTGCAGGTCACTGGGGGGTTGTCGGTGGCACAGGGGAGTGTTGGAGCTCCTGCAGCATGCTGACCTCGGTGCTTCGTAAGAAGCTAGGCCTCGCAGAGGCGATGCCTCCTGTGAGTCTCTGGAGAGATCACAGACACGTGACAGTAACACTGCACAAACCACTTTGTCAAGGTGGTGTAATGGCGAGCGTGGAGCTCAGGCCAGTTGTAGGCACCAGCCCCCGCCTTTGTCACTGATACAAGAATTCTCCTCCTGTCCttcccataaaaaaaaattaattctgaaccTCTAAGGTATGTTGAAATCTTGCAGTgcccttttctatttttatatctttaatgacttctgtttgtttgcttgcctGCTTTGAAGGTTTCACATCTGGCTTCCTTAGTAAAGGAAAAAGACCAGCTGATTGATGAAAAACGTGACATGCTtctaaaacagaaggaagaactAAACCAACTCAGTCAAGGTTAGACCGAATGAGCCTACTGTATCCCAGAGAGCTTTATCTAAGTACAGTCTCCAGTTCTGATAAATTGTAGTAATTCTAGATTTCTCTTCCCTGTTTAATCTATTAGAATTGTCAGAATCTTGTATCCTTCAGTAACAATTGGACAGTCTCTACTgcatccttaaaaacaaaactaattttttaaatcaaagtctTATGTTTATACACCATAAAATAACAAATCTCGCTGTTCTTTTTGTAAATTATTCTTCTGtgcaaaacatgaaataaatggTACAGATCAAAAGCTGCTACTTCATCAAACCGATACTCCACAGTCACACTAAAACATGAAGTGCAGTCGTCTTCGGTCAGTTCCTGACCCCACCCTGTCTGTCTTGTGTCTTGCCATTATTTAGGAAGGGAGCAAAGCTGGAGCCTTGTGCTGCACCGTTCCGTTGGCTGCCCATGTGCCTGTAGCCTTTTGGGCCAGCTAGCCATGTGCCAGTAGCCATTTGTGCTCACAGCTCAGCCCCAGGTGTGCCTGTGCAGTCCCAGCACAAGCCACACAGACTTTTGATGGGGGTCTTTAGGAGCAGGGCTAATTGATAATTAAGTATTAGAATCACCCTGAGTTTCAGACAATTAGGCTGCTCCTTTGCAAAAACGTGCACCTGAGCTTGGGTGGCTTAAATTccattgtctgtctgtctgtctgtaaAGACAGAGCAAGACAAAAAGGGTTGGGATTTACTGTCACTGTAACTTGctttgtttaagaaaaacaattaagCTGCCCTTTGGTTCAGTGGACTGATCTAAGCAGGTCTCTCCCTCCTCAGATCACGAAGCTGTGTTGCTGCAGATGCGCCAGCTGCGGGCTGACGTAGAGGCAAGTAACAGCCGAGCcgtggagaaagaagaaatggcGAGGAAAGAAGTTGATGAGTTGAAGTTGCAGATCCAGGAGTGCCTCTTGGCCAGGGAACACGAGAAAAATGTGAGTGCGGTTGCAAATCTGATCTGTTGGGACTCGTCAGGGAGATGAGTGGGTGTGCAGGAGCCCCCCGGCTCCGTCACGCCCGGCAGTGGCTGCTGGAGCTGTTCACCCGGGCAACCTGCTCGTGACTGCAACACCAGCCCTGGACACCACCACTATTTGTTGTTCCCTGTCTTCCGAAAGAAAGCTGTTTCCTGTCAGATCTGTGACTGGTTTAGGAAAGAAAACCCCTATTTTATTTAACTCATAAAACACCTTGAGAAGAACCATTATGAATCCAGTGAGACCCAGAAGCAACAACGAGGGCAATGAGGGATGTAGCCAGCTGGGTGGCCACTACTGCTTTCTGGTTTAAGAAAGcaaccaccacccccccaaaaaacaacccagaagaAGTCTGGCTTTCTCCCTGGGGGGTGTTCACAGACTGTAAATGTTGTGATATCTCTCCAATCCactcttttcatttttataggTTTCAGAGCTAGAGGAATCAATGAGAGCCTTGAACAACAAGCACTCCCGTTCTCTGGAAACCCGCGTGGTGGAACAGAATGGGGAGGTGGCGGCTGCAGACGTCATTCAACTCCAGAAGGATAACAGAGAGCTGGAACAGCAAATTGCTGAGAAAAACAAGGTGagctgaaacagcagaaacagctgtTAGTCTTTCCCCTTTTAATTATGAAACTGAATAATTGGTGctgcccatgctgcagcctgaAGAGGCCAGGCTTACCGAAATGGCAGATCCAATCTGAATCCAGTACTCTGTGAGtaaattcatttttctctggATTGCACAAGGATCTAGCAACAGCGGATAAAAACTGCAGCCAGAATTGTAGGAATCATCTATTTTGGAGGAAAGATGCACCCAATGGTACAGCTTACAGTTTTCCTGCCGAGCCCTTGTGTGCTGTCCCGTGCAAGCCCAGGTGTCCTGTCACAGCCTGCGGTGTGTGCAGCTGGAAAGTCAAGGTGTTGGGGGGCTTCAGCAGAGCTGATTGCTTCATTCTTCACACTTGTTTGTCATGGACTTTTCCAGATACCTGCGGGTCAGCTGTGTCCTGACAATGACCACTGCGTTAACTCTGTCCTTTGCTGTGCTTGCAGGTGATAAAGCAGCTACAGCAAAGAATGACAGAACTCAAGAAAACCCTCCAGAAAGAGCTGGTAAGGGTTATGGTTTTTCAGTCTCTTCAGCTGGTGTTTACTGACAGTTACTTGCACTACTCATTCCAAAATCTCAGCTGCTAGCTagagtgtattttttttactAGGAATGTCTGCAGTTTCCTTGTGTTTGCAGGCAGATTGGTAAACCCTTAAATTAAGGAAGTACATTATTCGGGATCATTTATTGAGTGGATGGTGTGACAGGTAGCCATCACCACTCAGCCCTTGCAATGGAGAATTTTAGCCACAGAAGACCTGTGTTTGGTAATCTGGGGCGTTTAATACATTTCTGCAGAGTGAACAACTGAGGTTTGATTGCTACTTAGCTGCATTCAGCTGTTTTACCATGGGAGCGATGTCTGCCTCAGGGAAAGCTCCCCTTTAATCCCTCTCCAAGAAAAAattcttctatttaaaaaaaaaaaaaaacagcagaggttttaaaattgttatttttgttctgaGCTCACAACTGTTTTGGAGAAAGCCCATGTCTGACAGGCCCAGAGCAGATTAGTGGTAAAAGAAAACGATCAGGTGATAGTTTCTACCATGGAGCCAATTTCGTGCTGGTTTGGGTAATGTACACATAACGCTGACAGCAGCTGGCTTCTGTCCTGgagcctggggagaggggaggacaC
This is a stretch of genomic DNA from Strix uralensis isolate ZFMK-TIS-50842 chromosome 21, bStrUra1, whole genome shotgun sequence. It encodes these proteins:
- the GOLGA1 gene encoding golgin subfamily A member 1 isoform X2, whose amino-acid sequence is MFAKLKKKIAEEAAIAPRPGGAARIPRSVSKESITSVGADSGDDFASDGSSSREDLSSQLFRRNEQIRKLEVKLSDYADQIRNLQKIKEKLENALEKHQDSSMRKFQEQNEAHQASRAKMAEGMALALEKKDQEWMEKLGHVEKEKKMLETQLREIREQSLNLFQKRDEIDELEGFQQQEIAKVKHMLLKKEESLSKTEQELEVCSRELTRTKEVLQDATKESSGLRRDLGELQQRCLELEAQRDELVTAETNAENKITALELREQELQTVIQQLSVDLQNARVAGSGCEKRLEVLQVEHESLKVEYEQHKQKMTFEFAERNKLTEQLQEKVSSLEKKLERNLSGDEHVQELLKEKATLEQKLDETRQQVLTDRTHHAEAVNQLETQNKELEQKLQIATEALKKSEEAAAEQDLKIQKLTDLEDERRKLQQQILSEKHQYDQKVTGLESQIAALEAAWEFDKTATQHKISQLEKENENLNGSREEYESSLKKQESELNRLKSELSSRETVSVEIAKALEEARKQREELQQQVSHLASLVKEKDQLIDEKRDMLLKQKEELNQLSQDHEAVLLQMRQLRADVEASNSRAVEKEEMARKEVDELKLQIQECLLAREHEKNVSELEESMRALNNKHSRSLETRVVEQNGEVAAADVIQLQKDNRELEQQIAEKNKVIKQLQQRMTELKKTLQKELKIRPDSEVPEVREKANSEVPNASVTVTNNSDLNDSREINFEYLKHVVLKFMSCRESEAFHLIKAVSVLLNFSQEEENMLKETLEYKMSWFGSKPSPKGSIRPSISSPRTPWP
- the GOLGA1 gene encoding golgin subfamily A member 1 isoform X3, which produces MFAKLKKKIAEEAAIAPRPGGAARIPRSVSKESITSVGADSGDDFASDGSSSREDLSSQLFRRNEQIRKLEVKLSDYADQIRNLQKIKEKLENALEKHQDSSMRKFQEQNEAHQASRAKMAEGMALALEKKDQEWMEKLGHVEKEKKMLETQLREIREQSLNLFQKRDEIDELEGFQQQEIAKVKHMLLKKEESLSKTEQELEVCSRELTRTKEVLQDATKESSGLRRDLGELQQRCLELEAQRDELVTAETNAENKITALELREQELQTVIQQLSVDLQNARVAGSGCEKRLEVLQVEHESLKVEYEQHKQKMTFEFAERNKLTEQLQEKVSSLEKKLERNLSGDEHVQELLKEKATLEQKLDETRQQVLTDRTHHAEAVNQLETQNKELEQKLQIATEALKKSEEAAAEQDLKIQKLQTDLEDERRKLQQQILSEKHQYDQKVTGLESQIAALEAAWEFDKTATQHKISQLEKENENLNGSREEYESSLKKQESELNRLKSELSSRETVSVEIAKALEEARKQREELQQQVSHLASLVKEKDQLIDEKRDMLLKQKEELNQLSQDHEAVLLQMRQLRADVEASNSRAVEKEEMARKEVDELKLQIQECLLAREHEKNVSELEESMRALNNKHSRSLETRVVEQNGEVAAADVIQLQKDNRELEQQIAEKNKIPAGQLCPDNDHCVNSVLCCACR
- the GOLGA1 gene encoding golgin subfamily A member 1 isoform X1, with translation MFAKLKKKIAEEAAIAPRPGGAARIPRSVSKESITSVGADSGDDFASDGSSSREDLSSQLFRRNEQIRKLEVKLSDYADQIRNLQKIKEKLENALEKHQDSSMRKFQEQNEAHQASRAKMAEGMALALEKKDQEWMEKLGHVEKEKKMLETQLREIREQSLNLFQKRDEIDELEGFQQQEIAKVKHMLLKKEESLSKTEQELEVCSRELTRTKEVLQDATKESSGLRRDLGELQQRCLELEAQRDELVTAETNAENKITALELREQELQTVIQQLSVDLQNARVAGSGCEKRLEVLQVEHESLKVEYEQHKQKMTFEFAERNKLTEQLQEKVSSLEKKLERNLSGDEHVQELLKEKATLEQKLDETRQQVLTDRTHHAEAVNQLETQNKELEQKLQIATEALKKSEEAAAEQDLKIQKLQTDLEDERRKLQQQILSEKHQYDQKVTGLESQIAALEAAWEFDKTATQHKISQLEKENENLNGSREEYESSLKKQESELNRLKSELSSRETVSVEIAKALEEARKQREELQQQVSHLASLVKEKDQLIDEKRDMLLKQKEELNQLSQDHEAVLLQMRQLRADVEASNSRAVEKEEMARKEVDELKLQIQECLLAREHEKNVSELEESMRALNNKHSRSLETRVVEQNGEVAAADVIQLQKDNRELEQQIAEKNKVIKQLQQRMTELKKTLQKELKIRPDSEVPEVREKANSEVPNASVTVTNNSDLNDSREINFEYLKHVVLKFMSCRESEAFHLIKAVSVLLNFSQEEENMLKETLEYKMSWFGSKPSPKGSIRPSISSPRTPWP